The following are from one region of the Aspergillus chevalieri M1 DNA, chromosome 1, nearly complete sequence genome:
- a CDS encoding uncharacterized protein (COG:T;~EggNog:ENOG410PF8Y;~InterPro:IPR000719,IPR011009,IPR008271;~PFAM:PF07714,PF00069;~TransMembrane:1 (o134-150i);~go_function: GO:0004672 - protein kinase activity [Evidence IEA];~go_function: GO:0005524 - ATP binding [Evidence IEA];~go_process: GO:0006468 - protein phosphorylation [Evidence IEA]): protein MILAYLRPFQIEHITNLRDMDGSRLTLYIDYIAGRDLSKMVTENGFSQMTESQGYDIWQDAVEGLKHLHKHNVNHHDLKPENIVILLPKGGRRRAVLCDFGIATIGPKMHYNGTPSYISPDIMVGKIRSAPDDIWALGVTMLFVFGFIPLPKHSWIIQKIEEGDPKTLLAMTNWKLEIRRICQKLPERLGLLQCMLNESRAKRITASQLSERL from the exons ATGATATTGGCTTATCTAAGGCCATTTCAAATT GAGCACATTACAAATTTAAGGGACATGGATGGTTCGCGTCTGACTTTATACATTGATTACATTGCGGGACGCGATCTCAGTAAAATGGTCACTGAAAACGGCTTTTCCCAGATGACGGAATCCCAGGGCTATGATATATGGCAAGATGCGGTTGAAGGCTTGAAACACCTTCACAAACATAATGTGAACCATCATGACCTCAAACCAGAGAACATTGTCATTCTGCTTCCAAAGGGAGGTCGCAGGAGGGCAGTTCTCTGTGACTTTGGAATAGCCACAATTGGTCCTAAAATGCACTATAACGGCACGCCATCCTACATTTCCCCAGACATTATGGTGGGGAAGATACGGTCCGCGCCTGATGATATATGGGCCCTAGGAGTTACTATGCTTTTTGTGTTCGGCTTTATCCCACTGCCCAAACACTCCTGGATCATCCAAAAAATAGAGGAAGGTGACCCGAAAACACTATTGGCAATGACTAATTGGAAGCTTGAAATCCGGCGCATTTGTCAGAAATTGCCTGAGAGGCTTGGCCTGCTTCAATGCATGCTCAATGAAAGTAGAGCAAAGCGGATCACCGCTTCTCAGCTTTCAGAAAGGCTCTGA
- a CDS encoding uncharacterized protein (COG:S;~EggNog:ENOG410PYIE), with protein sequence MTTSNSSPSIPSEFDDEVDNADAELPFGHVWAYPCKLPSCPDYGKSWVLRSNFLLHLQEQYAHKMTAMTPAARRTIEKKWRYTTDPHLPPRAAPDFPSREDPDEHIWEYSFRNNTGKIITGRGTRKQMEMHKRQDTEKSREGR encoded by the coding sequence ATGACTACTTCAAATTCTAGCCCTTCTATTCCTTCCGAATTCGATGATGAGGTTGACAATGCCGATGCTGAGCTCCCTTTCGGACACGTATGGGCATATCCATGCAAGCTTCCTTCATGTCCCGACTACGGCAAGTCCTGGGTCCTTCGAAGCAatttcctcctccatctACAGGAGCAATATGCACACAAAATGACAGCGATGACACCAGCCGCACGCCGTACAATCGAGAAAAAGTGGCGGTATACGACCGATCCTCATCTGCCGCCTCGGGCGGCCCCAGACTTCCCTTCCCGAGAGGATCCAGACGAACACATATGGGAATATAGTTTCAGGAATAACACTGGGAAGATAATAACGGGCAGGGGCACGAGGAAGCAAATGGAAATGCATAAGCGTCAGGACACTGAGAAAAGCAGGGAAGGCAGATAG